In Geotrypetes seraphini chromosome 4, aGeoSer1.1, whole genome shotgun sequence, a single window of DNA contains:
- the ZNF654 gene encoding zinc finger protein 654 isoform X2, protein MSLFELLLFFGKDEFYEVPLKDILGSVQECHDILKRYENLDLKLVTLIIRDGGPWENPVLQAVLNGKHESQDLVNKYLSSENQLFFELRARYLIACERIPEALTLIISCINHPIIKNLYYHQAYFTCLYMSRSTDELFREYVARIDCSDGVEIICNTEKEGKTALALFLCEAFLIPQLQHGDMYCVWDLVFIWSKLQIKSNPSKQIFVNKSFQLLRTATNIRVIFPLMKVLANELGEAGLQISVEICGCALQQDLHDDPNTKALIYKSIATLLPTDLEVCRICALSVFFLECSVESYMTVERLYRRPDEEYNEHTSYVQNRVRFELLPILKKGLMFDPEFWNFSMIKQKCTALLGEKAAVLSQEHSLENAPTNTEKTVDQHVLKCNPLCLADRSNGILCCRSAFRTRSRTFNNTRKNHVVPGTPKIDHNVPMHHCILCDKEFLGGHIVRHAHTHQKSGCFTCVICGRKFRNHGLMLKHLKNHVKKMQRQYLAALHQDVQEAPTADKVNCSVPITVEEQSEICRDNELVTAVTLPTDNEEIVPKPIPEDVEKQQVSEPEDITNMDSLNSTSENPPEPPAVDVLAEIVEKPNKDLSIHCKVNGSMSPPKEVSVTDPQGDFKCPAQGCRRVFKKIRFLNKHARKAHPGDSKVQQHIMNWNKGKCRFCQRKFSSSQHFIDHLKKHVYPNVHICLHFNCNQRFKLATELAVHISSHEAFKAQCDFPKCCELFEELPKLYEHEALHYLNKTPEPSTESEENPSDPVLEPPTLRPEPPIICHEENVSKSEKENVDLSVPTWKARRDSVEPKTYIQSTEKKNNSIVQNGKANERSSDDSASHLSPTDQTSSTVEPNPERSGTVGDQLTNGHCDLEQTVVSLSNISSENEGTVSVPGTENVELKGSDEVPQVGNIAGHSKPNVNTDSSSYGSMLKPFTRPLPPSYLDERYISMPKRRKAVHNENKPSEDDTVSRSVERIRCRNCLTTYDNSEALQAHLAQKKCRPLFGFDSDDESPW, encoded by the exons gaatgccatgatattttaaaaagatatgaaaaCCTGGACTTAAAATTGGTGACTCTAATAATAAGAGATGGTGGGCCATGGGAAAATCCAGTATTACAAGCAGTGCTCAACGGAAAACATGAATCTCAGGACTTAG TGAACAAATACTTAAGTTCTGAAAATCAGCTGTTTTTCGAACTACGTGCCAGATACCTGATTGCCTGTGAACGTATTCCTGAAGCACTGACTCTGATCATATCATGCATAAATCACCCCATTATTAAAAATCTGTATTACCATCAAGCATACTTCACGTGTCTTTATATGTCACGTTCAACGGATGAGCTATTCCGAGAG TATGTAGCAAGGATAGACTGCAGTGATGGAGTTGAAATTATCTGCAATACTGAAAAAGAAGGGAAGACTGCGTTGGCATTATTTCTGTGTGAAGCATTCCTTATCCCACAACTTCAGCATGGAGACATGTATTGTGTTTG ggATCTAGTCTTCATTTGGAGTAAATTACAAATTAAATCCAACCCCTCAAAGCAAATATTTGTAAATAAAAGCTTTCAGCTTTTAAGGACTGCAACAAACATCAGAGTAATTTTTCCTCTCATGAAAGTTCTTGCCAATGAA CTTGGGGAAGCTGGTTTGCAGATTTCTGTTGAAATATGTGGCTGTGCATTGCAGCAAGATCTCCACGATGATCCCAACACTAAAGCTCTAATTTATAAAAGTATTGCTACTCTATTGCCAACTGATTTGGAAGTCTGCAGAATTTGTGCACTTTCAGTTTTCTTCCTTGAGTGTTCGGTGGAATCATATATGACTGTTGAACGTTTGTATAGGCGTCCTGATGAGGAATACAATGAACATACAAGTTACGTTCAGAATCGTGTACGCTTTGAGTTGCTTCCAATCCTAAAGAAAGGCTTAATGTTTGATCCTGAATTTTGGAATTTCTCCATGATCAAGCAAAAATGTACGGCACTTCTAGGGGAAAAAGCAGCTGTTTTATCACAAGAACATTCCTTAGAAAATGCCccaacaaatacagaaaaaacagtGGATCAGCATGTTTTGAAATGTAACCCTCTGTGTCTTGCAGATAGAAGCAATGGAATATTATGTTGTAGAAGTGCATTCAGAACGCGATCCAGAACTTTTAATAATACCAGGAAAAATCACGTGGTGCCTGGAACGCCTAAAATTGACCACAATGTTCCTATGCATCATTGTATTCTGTGTGACAAGGAATTTCTTGGTGGCCACATTGTGAGACATGCACACACCCACCAGAAAAGTGGGTGTTTTACATGTGTAATCTGTGGTAGGAAGTTCAGAAACCATGGACTTATGTTGAAGCATTTAAAGAATCATGTCAAAAAGATGCAAAGACAATATCTTGCTGCTCTCCATCAGGATGTTCAGGAAGCTCCAACTGCAGATAAAGTCAATTGTTCAGTTCCCATCACAGTGGAAGAACAGTCAGAAATTTGCAGGGACAATGAACTGGTTACTGCTGTAACTTTACCTACTGATAATGAAGAAATTGTACCTAAACCTATACCTGAAGATGTTGAAAAACAACAAGTGAGTGAGCCCGAAGATATAACCAACATGGATAGTCTCAACAGCACTTCAGAAAATCCTCCTGAGCCCCCTGCTGTAGATGTTTTAGCAGAAATTGTagaaaagccaaataaagatttaTCTATTCATTGTAAAGTAAATGGATCTATGTCCCCTCCAAAAGAAGTGAGTGTTACAGACCCACAAGGTGATTTCAAGTGTCCAGCTCAAGGATGCAGACGAGTCTTCAAAAAGATACGCTTTCTAAATAAACATGCACGGAAAGCTCATCCGGGAGACTCAAAGGTCCAACAGCATATCATGAACTGGAACAAAGGGAAATGTCGGTTCTGCCAAAGGAAGTTTTCAAGCTCACAACATTTCATAGACCACTTAAAAAAGCATGTCTATCCAAATGTTCATATTTGTTTGCATTTTAACTGTAATCAGAGATTCAAGCTTGCAACTGAACTTGCTGTACACATATCCAGTCATGAGGCTTTTAAAGCTCAGTGTGATTTTCCAAAATGTTGTGAACTTTTTGAAGAGCTTCCTAAGCTATATGAACATGAAGCTCTACATTATTTAAATAAAACACCAGAACCTTCCACAGAATCAGAAGAAAATCCTTCAGATCCTGTTCTAGAGCCACCAACTTTGCGCCCAGAGCCACCAATTATTTGTCATGAGGAAAATGTTTCcaaaagtgaaaaagaaaatgtaGATTTGTCAGTTCCAACTTGGAAGGCAAGGAGAGATTCAGTAGAACCAAAGACCTACATTCAGAGCactgagaaaaaaaataatagcaTAGTTCAAAATGGTAAAGCAAACGAACGTTCATCTGATGATAGTGCTTCCCATTTAAGCCCAACAGACCAAACATCATCCACAGTAGAACCAAACCCTGAAAGAAGTGGCACTGTCGGTGACCAGCTTACCAATGGCCACTGTGATCTGGAACAGACTGTTGTCAGTTTATCCAACATTAGTTCAGAAAATGAAGGAACTGTATCTGTTCCTGGTACAGAAAATGTAGAGTTGAAGGGTTCTGATGAGGTTCCACAAGTAGGCAATATTGCTGGACATTCCAAACCAAATGTGAACACGGACTCCAGTTCATATGGCTCAATGTTGAAGCCTTTTACTCGTCCGTTACCTCCCAGTTATTTGGATGAAAGGTACATCAGCATGCCAAAACGCCGAAAAGCTGTGCATAATGAAAACAAGCCATCAGAAGATGATACTGTAAGCAGATCAGTAGAGCGAATCAGATGTAGAAACTGTTTAACCACCTATGATAACTCAGAAGCACTTCAGGCGCACCTTGCACAGAAGAAATGTCGACCATTATTTGGATTTGATTCAGATGATGAAA GTCCCTGGTGA
- the ZNF654 gene encoding zinc finger protein 654 isoform X1 — MAEDESDQESERLGEELEALLGLGSREYCRRFCQLVEDYTGRWQVPLPQLQVLQTALCCFTSASVSFPAECEHVQYVLSRLALSLFELLLFFGKDEFYEVPLKDILGSVQECHDILKRYENLDLKLVTLIIRDGGPWENPVLQAVLNGKHESQDLVNKYLSSENQLFFELRARYLIACERIPEALTLIISCINHPIIKNLYYHQAYFTCLYMSRSTDELFREYVARIDCSDGVEIICNTEKEGKTALALFLCEAFLIPQLQHGDMYCVWDLVFIWSKLQIKSNPSKQIFVNKSFQLLRTATNIRVIFPLMKVLANELGEAGLQISVEICGCALQQDLHDDPNTKALIYKSIATLLPTDLEVCRICALSVFFLECSVESYMTVERLYRRPDEEYNEHTSYVQNRVRFELLPILKKGLMFDPEFWNFSMIKQKCTALLGEKAAVLSQEHSLENAPTNTEKTVDQHVLKCNPLCLADRSNGILCCRSAFRTRSRTFNNTRKNHVVPGTPKIDHNVPMHHCILCDKEFLGGHIVRHAHTHQKSGCFTCVICGRKFRNHGLMLKHLKNHVKKMQRQYLAALHQDVQEAPTADKVNCSVPITVEEQSEICRDNELVTAVTLPTDNEEIVPKPIPEDVEKQQVSEPEDITNMDSLNSTSENPPEPPAVDVLAEIVEKPNKDLSIHCKVNGSMSPPKEVSVTDPQGDFKCPAQGCRRVFKKIRFLNKHARKAHPGDSKVQQHIMNWNKGKCRFCQRKFSSSQHFIDHLKKHVYPNVHICLHFNCNQRFKLATELAVHISSHEAFKAQCDFPKCCELFEELPKLYEHEALHYLNKTPEPSTESEENPSDPVLEPPTLRPEPPIICHEENVSKSEKENVDLSVPTWKARRDSVEPKTYIQSTEKKNNSIVQNGKANERSSDDSASHLSPTDQTSSTVEPNPERSGTVGDQLTNGHCDLEQTVVSLSNISSENEGTVSVPGTENVELKGSDEVPQVGNIAGHSKPNVNTDSSSYGSMLKPFTRPLPPSYLDERYISMPKRRKAVHNENKPSEDDTVSRSVERIRCRNCLTTYDNSEALQAHLAQKKCRPLFGFDSDDESPW, encoded by the exons gaatgccatgatattttaaaaagatatgaaaaCCTGGACTTAAAATTGGTGACTCTAATAATAAGAGATGGTGGGCCATGGGAAAATCCAGTATTACAAGCAGTGCTCAACGGAAAACATGAATCTCAGGACTTAG TGAACAAATACTTAAGTTCTGAAAATCAGCTGTTTTTCGAACTACGTGCCAGATACCTGATTGCCTGTGAACGTATTCCTGAAGCACTGACTCTGATCATATCATGCATAAATCACCCCATTATTAAAAATCTGTATTACCATCAAGCATACTTCACGTGTCTTTATATGTCACGTTCAACGGATGAGCTATTCCGAGAG TATGTAGCAAGGATAGACTGCAGTGATGGAGTTGAAATTATCTGCAATACTGAAAAAGAAGGGAAGACTGCGTTGGCATTATTTCTGTGTGAAGCATTCCTTATCCCACAACTTCAGCATGGAGACATGTATTGTGTTTG ggATCTAGTCTTCATTTGGAGTAAATTACAAATTAAATCCAACCCCTCAAAGCAAATATTTGTAAATAAAAGCTTTCAGCTTTTAAGGACTGCAACAAACATCAGAGTAATTTTTCCTCTCATGAAAGTTCTTGCCAATGAA CTTGGGGAAGCTGGTTTGCAGATTTCTGTTGAAATATGTGGCTGTGCATTGCAGCAAGATCTCCACGATGATCCCAACACTAAAGCTCTAATTTATAAAAGTATTGCTACTCTATTGCCAACTGATTTGGAAGTCTGCAGAATTTGTGCACTTTCAGTTTTCTTCCTTGAGTGTTCGGTGGAATCATATATGACTGTTGAACGTTTGTATAGGCGTCCTGATGAGGAATACAATGAACATACAAGTTACGTTCAGAATCGTGTACGCTTTGAGTTGCTTCCAATCCTAAAGAAAGGCTTAATGTTTGATCCTGAATTTTGGAATTTCTCCATGATCAAGCAAAAATGTACGGCACTTCTAGGGGAAAAAGCAGCTGTTTTATCACAAGAACATTCCTTAGAAAATGCCccaacaaatacagaaaaaacagtGGATCAGCATGTTTTGAAATGTAACCCTCTGTGTCTTGCAGATAGAAGCAATGGAATATTATGTTGTAGAAGTGCATTCAGAACGCGATCCAGAACTTTTAATAATACCAGGAAAAATCACGTGGTGCCTGGAACGCCTAAAATTGACCACAATGTTCCTATGCATCATTGTATTCTGTGTGACAAGGAATTTCTTGGTGGCCACATTGTGAGACATGCACACACCCACCAGAAAAGTGGGTGTTTTACATGTGTAATCTGTGGTAGGAAGTTCAGAAACCATGGACTTATGTTGAAGCATTTAAAGAATCATGTCAAAAAGATGCAAAGACAATATCTTGCTGCTCTCCATCAGGATGTTCAGGAAGCTCCAACTGCAGATAAAGTCAATTGTTCAGTTCCCATCACAGTGGAAGAACAGTCAGAAATTTGCAGGGACAATGAACTGGTTACTGCTGTAACTTTACCTACTGATAATGAAGAAATTGTACCTAAACCTATACCTGAAGATGTTGAAAAACAACAAGTGAGTGAGCCCGAAGATATAACCAACATGGATAGTCTCAACAGCACTTCAGAAAATCCTCCTGAGCCCCCTGCTGTAGATGTTTTAGCAGAAATTGTagaaaagccaaataaagatttaTCTATTCATTGTAAAGTAAATGGATCTATGTCCCCTCCAAAAGAAGTGAGTGTTACAGACCCACAAGGTGATTTCAAGTGTCCAGCTCAAGGATGCAGACGAGTCTTCAAAAAGATACGCTTTCTAAATAAACATGCACGGAAAGCTCATCCGGGAGACTCAAAGGTCCAACAGCATATCATGAACTGGAACAAAGGGAAATGTCGGTTCTGCCAAAGGAAGTTTTCAAGCTCACAACATTTCATAGACCACTTAAAAAAGCATGTCTATCCAAATGTTCATATTTGTTTGCATTTTAACTGTAATCAGAGATTCAAGCTTGCAACTGAACTTGCTGTACACATATCCAGTCATGAGGCTTTTAAAGCTCAGTGTGATTTTCCAAAATGTTGTGAACTTTTTGAAGAGCTTCCTAAGCTATATGAACATGAAGCTCTACATTATTTAAATAAAACACCAGAACCTTCCACAGAATCAGAAGAAAATCCTTCAGATCCTGTTCTAGAGCCACCAACTTTGCGCCCAGAGCCACCAATTATTTGTCATGAGGAAAATGTTTCcaaaagtgaaaaagaaaatgtaGATTTGTCAGTTCCAACTTGGAAGGCAAGGAGAGATTCAGTAGAACCAAAGACCTACATTCAGAGCactgagaaaaaaaataatagcaTAGTTCAAAATGGTAAAGCAAACGAACGTTCATCTGATGATAGTGCTTCCCATTTAAGCCCAACAGACCAAACATCATCCACAGTAGAACCAAACCCTGAAAGAAGTGGCACTGTCGGTGACCAGCTTACCAATGGCCACTGTGATCTGGAACAGACTGTTGTCAGTTTATCCAACATTAGTTCAGAAAATGAAGGAACTGTATCTGTTCCTGGTACAGAAAATGTAGAGTTGAAGGGTTCTGATGAGGTTCCACAAGTAGGCAATATTGCTGGACATTCCAAACCAAATGTGAACACGGACTCCAGTTCATATGGCTCAATGTTGAAGCCTTTTACTCGTCCGTTACCTCCCAGTTATTTGGATGAAAGGTACATCAGCATGCCAAAACGCCGAAAAGCTGTGCATAATGAAAACAAGCCATCAGAAGATGATACTGTAAGCAGATCAGTAGAGCGAATCAGATGTAGAAACTGTTTAACCACCTATGATAACTCAGAAGCACTTCAGGCGCACCTTGCACAGAAGAAATGTCGACCATTATTTGGATTTGATTCAGATGATGAAA GTCCCTGGTGA